The following coding sequences lie in one Phalacrocorax carbo chromosome 3, bPhaCar2.1, whole genome shotgun sequence genomic window:
- the RHOU gene encoding rho-related GTP-binding protein RhoU: protein MPPQQEGEAGYISKPVPGGCEVPPVPPRRVRSGRAAAALGAALGGRCRAAGSGAGAAAGAGAGAGAGAGAEPRRSIKCVLVGDGAVGKTSLVVSYTTNGYPTEYIPTAFDNFSAVVSVDGKPVRLQLCDTAGQDEFDKLRPLCYTNTDIFLLCFSVVSPSSFQNVSEKWVPEIRCHCPKAPIILVGTQSDLREDVKVLIELDKCKEKPVSEEAAKLCAEEIKAASYIECSALTQKNLKEVFDAAIVAGIQYSDTQQQPKKSKSRTPDKMKNLSKSWWKKYCCFV from the exons ATGCCGCCGCAGCAGGAGGGCGAGGCGGGCTACATCAGCAAGCCGGTGCCGGGCGGCTGCGAGGTGCCGCCGGTGCCCCCGCGCAGGGTGCGCagcggccgggcggcggcggcgctgggggcGGCGCTGGGCGGCCGCtgccgggcggcggggagcggggccggggcagccgcgggggccggagccggggctggggccggagccggagccgagCCCCGGCGCAGCATCAAGTGCGTGCTGGTGGGGGACGGCGCCGTGGGGAAGACCAGCCTGGTGGTGAGCTACACCACCAACGGGTATCCCACCGAGTACATCCCCACCGCCTTCGACAACTTCTCCG CTGTCGTGTCTGTTGATGGCAAGCCGGTGAGACTTCAGCTCTGCGACACAGCTGGTCAG GATGAATTCGACAAGCTCAGGCCCCTGTGCTACACCAACACGGACATCTTCTTGTTGTGCTTCAGCGTGGTGAGCCCCTCATCCTTCCAGAACGTAAGTGAGAAGTGGGTTCCTGAAATTCGATGCCATTGCCCCAAGGCGCCCATTATCCTGGTTGGGACGCAGTCGGACCTCCGGGAGGATGTCAAAGTTCTCATCGAGCTGGACAAGTGCAAAGAAAAGCCGGTCTCAGAGGAGGCTGCGAAGCTCTGTGCCGAGGAAATAAAAGCCGCGTCCTACATTGAGTGCTCTGCTTTGACTCAGAAAAACCTCAAGGAGGTCTTTGATGCGGCCATCGTGGCTGGTATTCAGTACTCGGATACCCAGCAGCAACCAAAGAAATCCAAGTCTAGGACTCCAGACAAGATGAAAAACCTCTCCAAATCCTGGtggaaaaaatactgctgttttGTATAG